The genomic region TCTGACAATATGCCCCTTTGTATTCCCTATGGACGCTCTAGATAGATGGCATTGCAAATTTCTCTGTCTATCGCTcagtctctgcctccctccctccctgtttctGCTCCCTCTTTAACTGCTGTTGATAGACATGCATGCCACAGTATGTCTGTATGTCGCTCGCCTGGAGAGCCCGGCTCCATACTTTTAGAAAACGGATGTTCTAGTTGTAAGTTAAACGTGTCGCGGTGTGCTCTGTCTCCTTCCCTAGATGACATTTGATGCGTCCAGCAGTGTCACGCTCCTGTTTGACTTCTGGGCCGTCCAGAGCCCACCAGGTACGTGCTGATGTTCCCATCCATGGTTCCAAACATAGGTACCATGCTTACTGTAGTTCATAGTTACCGCGGTTTTGTGCTGGATAACAAAGCATTGTAACTAAGGTGATCTTGGATCCATCGGTCCTACTATGCTATAGCAaaacctctgatccagcagtcccacGATGTTATAGCAGAAAATCTGGGGGGAGAacgcacagagcctgggccggaaaGCAACAATCGCAAGGGGCGGAGCTACGCATGTTCACTTTTTCGCCCCGTTGATTTGCTACCGAAGATAACTCGTTGCGTGAGTGGACGTAGCTTTTTGAAGGGTGTTTTGAATAAGCGTACTTCTACAGTTTCCAGTCTACAtggatttgaaacctttaaagACACCAGATTACTAGTGTTCGCCGAGATGGTGTTCAGCAATTACACACTTACAGATGCCCCTCTCAAgccacatgattggtcgaaacatccatgtagcaaaataaataattaacttTGGTAACCAAGGCTTATTTCTATAGAATTAACTTTGGTGACCAAGGCTTCGTTCTGGATAACGAAGCCGTTGTACCTGTGGGCCCTGAAGGTCCAGGGCGCCTCGGCTAATTATCGTATTGATTCAGAGCTCCGTTCACCTGGTTGAGCCTCACCGCTGAGGCACGTCAACAGCATCATTAGCCTTAAATAATGATGGAGGTGGCCTAAAGCAAGATGTCTGCTAATGCCAAACCCTGCATGAGCTCTATCTGAATCCCCCgcaagtctctttggataataGTGACTGCTGCTAGCAGCTAAACGACTAAACGCTCCCTGCACAAAAGGGAGATTGCAGATTGAGATTACATGTGGTCCGCTGTTAAAAGTGTGTGAACGTTAAATATGAAGTGCTTACCAATCATGTTCTTTGTACGTTTGTGTTAGTACAAAGAATCACGGTGGTGTAATGCATGACTGtgacacacgcaacacacatgACTATGTGCTGTATAAGTGGAGCATGTGGTCACTCGAAGACACTGTGTGCCTAAAGTGACCTAATGCCTCACCACTCTAAGACTGGTGCACCTACGATACCTTAAACATAGTCTATGGCGAGGGCTGTGTGGGATACCCGTACCTTTGGGCTAGGGCAGGGCGTTAGAGGGGAACACGTTGTCGGGGTTGTGGTCCCTGCCGTCACTGTCTGCAAAGCAACGGGTGATTGTTAAAGTTGTTTATGTCACTATGATCCTGTTTGGACCTGTCCCACTGGAGCATAAAAGTGTGGATAACAAGCAGGCGAAGCTCTATGCATGAATACTGATAAACTGTTTTCTGTTTAAATGAGCCCTGTAAACACGCTACTAGGCTATCCTTCTCCGTAACGTACGTAAAATATAATCACCAAGAAATGAAGAAGAGGTGTTTCATAGCAGTCTAGTGTAAAGACTGTCCGCAGGCATCTATGGTTctcatgtttgtttttctgtatttGTTTGCTGCAAACCAGCTTGTACTTAAGGCTATGTTGTATCAAACAAAGATTGCGTCAGATTACTCTAAAAGGCTGCAGAGTCTGAGCAATTAACCTTCATAGCCCTAGAGTTGCCTACATGACGTGTTTGTTTTATAGTACATGACATAACTATTTTCACAGACGTTACATAACTTTTTGTTTTGAATAATGTACCTTtctaaaacgtgtgtgtgtgtgtgtgtgtgtgtgtgtgtgtgtgtgtgtgtgtgtgtgtgtgtgtgtgtgtgtgtgtgtgtgtgtgtgtgtgtgtgtgtgtgtgtgtgtgtgtgtgtgtgtgtgtgtgtgtagggatggTGTTGTCAGTGCTGGTGGTGTGCCTGTTCACAGTCTTCTTTGAGTTCCTGAAGATGTGGAGGATCTGGTTGGGGAGCCCCCTCTCCGGCACCAAGTTCTACAGGCCCAGCTACCCCCAACCCTGCGACGGCAGCCCCGGGGAGTGCATCTCGGTGCTGGCCCCGGGCCGCTCCCAGTCCTCCCTGGCCCCCATACAGCCCCCTGCGGATACGCCTATCATCGCCAACGGGTAGGGAGCATGGAAAGGGTGGAAAGCGGGAGCgatagggcctaaaaaaaatatttttttgaaagagagtgtgagagagtgaataCAGGAcgttaaagagcaggtagggtttagactttgaatacaggtcattaaggagcaggtaggggttagacagtgaata from Gadus morhua chromosome 19, gadMor3.0, whole genome shotgun sequence harbors:
- the slc31a2 gene encoding protein SLC31A2 translates to MQMTFDASSSVTLLFDFWAVQSPPGMVLSVLVVCLFTVFFEFLKMWRIWLGSPLSGTKFYRPSYPQPCDGSPGECISVLAPGRSQSSLAPIQPPADTPIIANGWMLHSVQTALHVLQVAMSYMLMLCVMSYNVWIFLGVLFGAGLGYFLAYPLIGRISTT